A stretch of the Chitinispirillales bacterium ANBcel5 genome encodes the following:
- a CDS encoding nitroreductase family protein — MLEMLRKRKSIRCYQDKPIEPQTKEALKEVLLLCPSSRNINPWEFVFVEDRSKLLKLSYSKEHGSAFLKDAALGVVICADETKSDVWVEDCSICAILLQMEAQNRGLGSCWIQIRNRKHNAALSSEYYVKEVLSIADNIRVDSIISIGYPGEQVDTTQKRELQVKKIHSETW, encoded by the coding sequence ATGCTTGAAATGTTACGAAAAAGAAAAAGTATCCGCTGTTACCAAGATAAACCCATAGAGCCGCAAACAAAAGAAGCCCTAAAAGAAGTTTTACTGCTCTGCCCATCTTCAAGAAACATAAATCCCTGGGAGTTTGTCTTTGTTGAAGATCGCTCCAAGCTGCTTAAGCTCTCTTACAGCAAAGAACACGGTTCAGCATTTTTAAAAGACGCCGCTTTGGGAGTAGTGATATGCGCTGATGAAACCAAAAGTGATGTTTGGGTTGAAGATTGCTCAATTTGTGCCATTTTACTGCAAATGGAGGCACAAAACAGAGGACTTGGAAGCTGCTGGATTCAAATACGGAACCGCAAACATAACGCTGCACTCTCTTCAGAATACTATGTAAAAGAGGTCCTTAGTATTGCAGATAACATTAGAGTAGATTCTATTATAAGTATCGGTTATCCCGGTGAGCAGGTAGATACAACACAAAAACGGGAACTTCAGGTGAAAAAAATCCACTCTGAAACCTGGTGA
- a CDS encoding flagellin, whose product MRINNNIPSMVTQGAMYRVNRDMSKSLERLSTGLRINRASDDAAGLGVSENLRTQVRGTAQARRNAMDGIAAITVAEGAANEISDILQRMRELAVQSSNDTLTDTERGYTDAEFQSLMSEIDRIGGVTNYNGMKLISDDTGANRFGEVGAGSKLWIDANDDETVDSIDIEIADLTTAGLALTGVDLGTQADSVAAITALDSAINDVNEMRSNMGAYINRLEHAINNLTISNTNQQSAESLIRDVDFASESSQFTRNQILTQSGTSMLAQANMTPQSVLSLLG is encoded by the coding sequence ATGCGTATCAACAATAACATTCCTTCAATGGTAACTCAGGGTGCGATGTACAGAGTAAATCGTGACATGTCTAAATCCCTTGAGAGATTGTCAACCGGTTTGAGGATTAACCGTGCAAGCGATGATGCCGCTGGACTTGGTGTTTCTGAAAACCTCCGTACACAGGTCAGAGGCACAGCACAGGCCAGACGTAATGCAATGGATGGTATAGCCGCGATTACTGTGGCCGAAGGTGCAGCAAATGAAATCTCTGATATACTTCAGAGAATGCGTGAGTTGGCTGTACAATCATCTAATGATACACTTACCGATACTGAACGTGGTTACACAGACGCAGAGTTTCAAAGCCTTATGAGCGAGATTGATCGTATTGGCGGTGTGACTAATTATAATGGAATGAAATTAATTAGCGATGACACAGGTGCTAATCGGTTTGGTGAAGTGGGAGCTGGAAGCAAACTGTGGATAGATGCAAACGATGATGAAACGGTAGATAGCATCGATATAGAGATTGCCGATCTGACCACCGCTGGGTTGGCGCTTACCGGAGTGGATTTAGGTACACAGGCTGATTCTGTTGCAGCCATAACAGCTTTGGATAGCGCTATAAATGATGTTAATGAGATGCGTTCAAATATGGGAGCCTATATCAATCGTTTGGAGCACGCCATAAACAATCTCACCATTTCAAATACCAACCAACAATCAGCGGAATCTTTGATCAGGGATGTGGATTTTGCCAGCGAAAGCTCACAGTTCACACGCAACCAGATACTCACCCAATCAGGAACATCAATGCTTGCACAGGCAAACATGACTCCTCAAAGCGTCCTTTCTCTTCTGGGCTAA
- a CDS encoding nitroreductase family protein: protein MSDFYELIKKRYSVRGYLNKQVEEEKLVKVLDAGRNAPSACNIQPWSFIVIRDEQVRNQLGKVYSKEWILSAPLVIAVCCDRNKSWKRSDGKDYGDVDAAIAMDHITLAAAELGLGTCWVGAFDPGEASKLFQLPDHIEPVLLTPLGYPAVPSSQKSRKALEEVVHWDYYGGQK from the coding sequence GTGAGCGACTTTTATGAACTTATTAAAAAACGGTACTCTGTAAGAGGGTACCTGAATAAGCAAGTAGAAGAAGAAAAACTAGTAAAAGTTCTGGATGCGGGGCGTAATGCTCCATCTGCCTGTAATATTCAACCATGGTCTTTTATTGTTATCCGTGATGAGCAAGTCAGAAATCAGCTTGGAAAAGTATATAGCAAAGAATGGATTTTAAGTGCACCGCTTGTCATTGCGGTGTGCTGTGACCGAAATAAATCCTGGAAAAGAAGCGACGGCAAAGACTATGGGGATGTGGATGCGGCAATTGCTATGGATCATATTACTCTTGCTGCTGCTGAACTTGGGCTTGGGACCTGTTGGGTCGGTGCGTTCGATCCCGGGGAGGCTTCTAAACTGTTCCAACTTCCTGACCATATAGAACCCGTGCTTCTTACCCCGCTTGGGTATCCTGCTGTACCGTCTTCGCAAAAGAGCAGAAAGGCTCTTGAGGAAGTTGTTCACTGGGATTACTACGGAGGTCAGAAGTAA
- a CDS encoding peptide chain release factor-like protein, translating into MENSTIPTSDEKLLEQCDVFTFRSGGKGGQHVNKTESGVRLVHRPSGIVVRCTAERSQHLNKSICIKRLRTKLNRLKQKKKKRIPTKTPFSAKKKRREEKRAQKEKKRLRSKPPLDT; encoded by the coding sequence ATGGAAAATAGTACTATACCAACAAGTGATGAAAAATTGCTCGAGCAGTGTGATGTTTTTACCTTTCGCTCCGGCGGAAAAGGCGGACAGCACGTAAATAAAACAGAATCCGGGGTACGGTTGGTTCATCGCCCCAGCGGAATTGTCGTACGCTGCACAGCAGAACGAAGCCAGCACTTAAATAAAAGTATCTGCATCAAAAGGTTAAGGACAAAACTAAACCGCCTTAAACAAAAGAAAAAAAAACGTATTCCTACCAAAACCCCTTTTTCTGCAAAGAAAAAGAGACGAGAAGAGAAACGTGCACAAAAGGAGAAAAAAAGGCTACGCAGCAAACCACCTTTGGACACTTAA
- a CDS encoding tetratricopeptide repeat protein, protein MLKGSINRIKNLLVVVLVLGGGTTVLSAGLPGEYLLTYRWRDLNSPHSPLFNPAIISEANYNSLRAAMAPVLGGEFMLWEFGLNVPLGLYHTAGITTLIEGSGYAYEAITDGQGRLVPTDNRSQNTNFFLGLSYAWHVWNRLSVGTNFNFAYQSNFSYDALRGFGLDLGVTYRVLRHPFFGDHVFGLSAQNLIAPSMGRSYVPDFGNTSEYSRNLRISLLSNFWESRIEHSMEFNLKDFFANTEVFLDDVKELDWDLNWRMGFWALRMAKAYVMFGFGDDALDYWGFAVGANVPSFNFGRDLSFFYQYNIMTEDQSDATSHTIYAKLDFGLHREERYARRMARLVSMSPNELYNQARTLYNEGNYWDAFFIFSRIEVEHPDFFRDDYVKLYRSSCQEKMDMRSNALKNYERVKSEYSMSSIVPPADLGIMRIHYRNNNLTAATNSFVELNKPGVPDSIRHHGNYLMAQIFLQQGEINKAIQSFSIIPEGHPDYLFAQHAVAVAHAQAGSDMGHIIAALENCISIPPQTPEQQEIVNRSYVFLGYIFYEDDALARAVVALRQVPENSIYIEDALLGKAWTALKAGQAEDCISAGRRLVRQTDKPVLVCEGKLVQAYGHLLRENHEAAFELLSDAHDLIVQTEFPDINKLNARQDKYYDERDEFDELAQRVEDISNRGHTALMVSQLDSIHNRYDVYREDFRDFYRYESEFGRTSFFSRNIFFVKEDIEYALATVQNILGRSVIDREERRQQREIEEELERLRRELQEAE, encoded by the coding sequence ATGCTGAAAGGAAGCATAAATCGGATAAAGAATCTCTTGGTGGTGGTATTGGTTCTCGGGGGGGGGACAACGGTCCTGAGTGCAGGATTACCAGGAGAGTATCTGCTTACTTACAGGTGGCGTGATCTAAATAGTCCTCATTCTCCGTTATTTAACCCAGCCATTATATCCGAAGCCAATTATAACTCCCTTCGAGCCGCTATGGCACCAGTGCTTGGTGGTGAATTTATGCTTTGGGAGTTTGGGCTTAATGTTCCGTTGGGTCTTTATCATACCGCTGGTATTACTACCTTGATTGAGGGCAGCGGGTATGCCTACGAAGCTATAACCGATGGTCAGGGAAGGCTTGTGCCAACTGACAATCGGAGCCAAAATACAAACTTTTTCCTGGGCTTAAGCTATGCCTGGCATGTCTGGAACAGGCTCAGTGTGGGTACCAACTTTAATTTTGCTTATCAGTCAAACTTTTCATATGATGCTTTGAGAGGGTTTGGATTAGATCTTGGAGTTACCTACCGGGTTTTAAGACATCCATTCTTCGGGGACCACGTTTTTGGGCTTTCTGCTCAAAACCTTATTGCTCCATCAATGGGACGCTCCTATGTCCCGGATTTCGGTAATACCAGTGAGTATTCAAGAAATCTACGTATCTCTTTATTATCAAACTTTTGGGAAAGCAGGATTGAGCATTCCATGGAATTCAACCTGAAAGATTTTTTTGCTAACACTGAGGTATTCCTGGATGATGTTAAAGAGCTCGACTGGGATCTGAACTGGAGAATGGGATTTTGGGCTTTGAGAATGGCCAAAGCTTACGTCATGTTCGGGTTCGGTGATGATGCTTTAGATTATTGGGGCTTTGCTGTTGGGGCCAATGTTCCAAGTTTTAACTTTGGTCGTGATCTTTCCTTTTTCTACCAGTATAACATTATGACCGAAGATCAAAGCGATGCAACTTCCCACACTATATATGCGAAACTGGATTTTGGGCTGCACCGGGAAGAGCGGTATGCCAGAAGAATGGCACGGCTTGTAAGTATGTCACCCAATGAGCTGTATAACCAGGCTCGTACGCTCTATAATGAGGGTAACTACTGGGATGCTTTTTTCATCTTTAGCCGCATCGAGGTCGAACATCCCGACTTCTTTCGCGATGATTACGTAAAGCTCTACCGATCAAGCTGCCAGGAAAAGATGGACATGAGGAGTAATGCGCTGAAGAATTATGAGAGAGTGAAGAGTGAATACTCTATGAGCTCTATTGTGCCTCCTGCAGATCTTGGGATTATGAGGATTCATTATCGTAATAATAATTTAACAGCAGCAACAAACAGCTTTGTGGAACTGAACAAGCCGGGAGTACCCGATTCAATACGGCATCATGGTAACTACCTGATGGCTCAGATATTTCTGCAACAGGGCGAAATTAATAAAGCTATTCAGTCTTTTTCTATAATCCCGGAAGGACATCCTGATTATCTGTTTGCCCAACATGCTGTTGCGGTTGCGCATGCTCAGGCTGGTAGTGATATGGGACACATTATTGCAGCACTGGAAAACTGTATCAGTATTCCTCCACAGACACCTGAACAGCAGGAAATCGTTAACCGCTCCTATGTTTTTCTGGGATATATTTTCTATGAGGATGATGCACTTGCCAGAGCGGTTGTAGCACTGAGGCAGGTTCCTGAAAACAGTATTTATATAGAAGATGCACTTTTGGGTAAGGCATGGACTGCTCTTAAAGCAGGGCAGGCAGAGGACTGTATCTCCGCTGGTCGGAGACTGGTTCGTCAAACCGATAAACCTGTTCTTGTCTGTGAGGGTAAGCTGGTTCAGGCTTATGGACATCTGCTCAGAGAAAATCACGAAGCCGCATTTGAGCTTCTCAGTGATGCACACGATCTGATTGTGCAAACTGAATTTCCTGACATTAATAAACTAAATGCACGTCAGGATAAATATTATGATGAAAGAGACGAATTCGATGAACTCGCTCAGCGGGTAGAGGACATATCAAACCGGGGGCATACGGCTCTTATGGTGAGTCAGCTTGATAGCATTCATAACAGGTATGATGTGTACCGGGAAGATTTTAGAGATTTTTACCGCTATGAGTCTGAGTTTGGCAGAACTTCATTTTTCTCCAGAAACATATTTTTCGTGAAGGAAGATATAGAATACGCACTTGCAACAGTGCAGAATATCCTGGGCCGTAGTGTGATAGACCGTGAAGAGAGAAGGCAGCAAAGAGAGATCGAAGAAGAGCTAGAGAGGCTCAGACGGGAGCTTCAGGAGGCCGAATAG
- a CDS encoding nucleoside deaminase produces the protein MNTQLSTTVTITIPEWIEPFLNHDCKVLNTVEQKMALVLKIANRNIEAKSGGPFAAAVFNLDTDEIISVGVNLVTTSGLSITHAEMVALMLAQKKMGTFDLGAKGLPPCQLVSSTAPCAMCLGAIPWSGIKSLVCGARDEDARSVGFDEGAKPVRWIDELNLRGIEVKADVLREEAKAVLQHYREMGGIIYNGHQNR, from the coding sequence ATGAATACCCAGCTAAGCACTACGGTCACGATTACTATCCCCGAGTGGATCGAGCCATTTTTAAACCATGATTGCAAAGTATTGAATACAGTTGAGCAGAAAATGGCGCTGGTTTTAAAAATTGCAAACAGAAATATCGAAGCAAAAAGTGGTGGGCCATTTGCGGCCGCTGTTTTTAATTTAGATACTGATGAGATCATTTCTGTTGGAGTGAATCTGGTTACCACCAGTGGTTTATCGATAACTCACGCTGAAATGGTAGCTTTGATGCTTGCTCAGAAAAAAATGGGCACATTTGATCTTGGAGCCAAGGGGTTACCACCTTGTCAGCTTGTTTCAAGTACCGCACCATGTGCGATGTGCCTTGGTGCAATTCCCTGGTCTGGTATAAAAAGCCTGGTGTGTGGTGCCAGGGATGAAGATGCACGAAGCGTGGGCTTTGATGAAGGTGCAAAACCTGTTAGGTGGATCGATGAACTCAATCTGCGTGGAATAGAGGTAAAAGCTGATGTGTTAAGAGAGGAAGCCAAAGCAGTTCTACAACACTATAGAGAAATGGGGGGAATTATCTATAATGGGCACCAAAACAGATAA